The proteins below are encoded in one region of Doryrhamphus excisus isolate RoL2022-K1 chromosome 4, RoL_Dexc_1.0, whole genome shotgun sequence:
- the LOC131128100 gene encoding uncharacterized protein LOC131128100 isoform X1 — translation MMQSGASPPRPDGEAAHGSDSHFPQSRRNTTIYKDRYEWTTVWTRSCNFFVQIASERWWKSTPQYNPDVQQLIGRQEHPTQPQGWSSTLKHRGPQPPQIKEEKVELWIAQKEERFPAKEEADVAMTLPLTVVSLATEDKPNSTISLHHSLCLCPADVQLLVGRQEGLGHQPQAGSSTSEQEEPHVKEEVEDPQPLCVKKEEELWTPQEGEHLLGQGGADITKLPLIVASVKTEDKPPDFSQLRADGDRCGASKADIINENMDSQRREKPFSCSVCDKRFTRRNRFHLHMGTHHSCSDCGKSFSRKLASTSADEDGISGNSRRPNFSHEETDVLVREVQARSTRIYGTATRPPRADDAKSAWQEVANIVNEVCPDILRTAAQCKKRFNDVRRRAKKKLTGQSSHMVATGCGPSSRLTISSAEDIASTTLPMISVEGFGGVEGGITDETEQQEKGEEEEEEVLGDPVTEEVGDPGTEEVEGAGRQRLTGHRDVRCGQRQPPVQIQDQPFLDIQQGGFEMLEKQLGTLNARLQGVETRLGGLEGHLSSIDSSLIRLADAAERLIAQGASTTPAGRRWPVRPRTRVGRHSSGSPLPSPNSISSLRRGGRRVV, via the exons ATGATGCAAAGTGGAG cctctccacctCGACCTGACGGTGAAGCGGCTCATGGTAGCGACTCACACTTTCCTCAGAGTAGACGTAATACAACAATCTATAAGGACAGATATGAGTGGACAACAGTGTGGACACGGAGCTGTAACTTCTTCGTCCAGATTGCGTCTGAGCGTTGGTGGAAGTCCACGCCCCAATACAATCCTG acgtccAGCAGCTGATTGGTCGTCAAGAACATCCCACTCAGCCACAAGGGTGGAGCTCCACGTTGAAGCACAGAGGTCCACAGCCGCCCCAAATTAAAGAGGAAAAGGTGGAACTCTGGATCGCTCAGAAGGAAGAGCGTTTTCCCGCCAAGGAGGAAGCTGATGTCGCCATGACGTTGCCGTTGACCGTTGTTTCTCTGGCGACTGAAGACAAACCAAATTCCACAATCAGCTTGCACCATAGTTTGTGTCTGTGTCCTGCAGACGTTCAGCTGCTTGTTGGTCGCCAAGAAGGACTCGGCCATCAGCCGCAGGCGGGGAGCTCTACGTCAGAGCAGGAGGAACCACACGTGAAAGAGGAAGTAGAGGATCCACAGCCCCTCTGTGTTAAAAAGGAAGAGGAACTCTGGACCCctcaggagggagagcatcttctAGGGCAGGGGGGGGCTGATATCACCAAGTTACCGCTGATTGTTGCGTCTGTGAAGActgaagacaaaccacctgaCTTCTCGCAGCTTCGAGCGGATGGAGACCGTTGTGGAGCATCAAAAGCAGACATCATCAACGAAAATATGGACTCGCAGAGAAGAGAGAAACCCTTCAGTTGTTCAGTTTGTGATAAAAGATTCACAAGAAGAAATAGGTTTCATTTACACATGGGGACACACCACAGTTGCTCCGACTGCGGGAAAAGCTTTTCTCGAAAGCTCGCGTCCACCTCAGCTGACGAAGACGGCATCAGCGGCAACTCCAGGCGGCCGAACTTCTCCCACGAGGAAACTGACGTTCTGGTCCGAGAGGTCCAAGCTCGCAGTACCAGGATATACGGGACGGCGACCAGGCCTCCACGGGCTGATGATGCCAAATCCGCGTGGCAGGAAGTTGCTAACATTGTCAATGAAGTTTGCCCTGATATTCTGAGAACCGCCGCTCAATGTAAAAAACGCTTCAATGATGTAAGGAGGAGGGCCAAAAAAAAGCTGACGGGGCAAAGCAGTCACATGGTGGCCACCGGGTGTGGCCCCTCGTCCAGGCTCACAATCAGCTCAGCGGAGGACATCGCGTCCACCACTTTGCCCATGATAAGCGTGGAGGGCTTTGGTGGGGTTGAAGGCGGGATTACGG ATGAAACGGAGCAGCAAGagaaaggagaggaggaggaagaggaggtgctTGGCGACCCGGTAACCGAGGAGGTGGGAGACCCAGGGACTGAGGAGGTGGAAGGCGCAGGGAGACAGCGACTCACGGGACACAGAGATGTGCGATGCGGGCAGAGACAGCCCCCTGTACAGATCCAGGATCAGCCCTTTCTTGACATTCAGCAGGGGGGCTTCGAGATGCTGGAGAAGCAGCTGGGAACTCTGAATGCGCGGCTCCAGGGCGTGGAGACCCGCCTCGGCGGCCTGGAGGGCCATCTTTCCTCAATTGACTCCAGCCTCATTAGACTCGCTGATGCTGCCGAACGCCTCATCGCGCAGGGTGCATCGACCACCCCCGCCGGTCGCAGGTGGCCAGTGAGACCCCGAACCAGGGTAGGACGACACTCCTCAGGCTCCCCCCTTCCTTCTCCAAACAGCATTTCAAGCTTGcgaagaggaggaaggagagtcgtttaa
- the LOC131128131 gene encoding gastrula zinc finger protein XlCGF57.1-like — MKTHTEERPFGCSMCGKTFNDERSSVKHMRTHTGGKPVTCSVCGNEFSQVSSLNIHMRTHTGEKPFSCSFCNKKFSQKITMLTHVRIHTGEKPFSCPGCEKSFSKKVNMVIHMRTHTGEKPFSCPECDKRFAIKAHMQSHMRKHSVERPFRSSARGETLNDKQSSVKRTRTKTGEKPFSCSVCGNAFSQVSSLNMHMRTHTGEKPFSCSFCNKKFSQKITMLTHMRIHTGEKPFSCPDCEKSFSKKVNMVIHMRTHSGEKPFSCSCCDKKFSCKSAMLRHTRTHTGEKPFSCPDCDKKFTQKAHMMSHVRTHSGEKH, encoded by the coding sequence atgaaaacacacacagaggaaaGACCATTTGGTTGTTCAATGTGTGGTAAAACATTCAATGACGAGCGAAGTTCGGTgaaacacatgagaacgcacacaggcGGAAAACCGGTCACTTGCTCAGTTTGCGGCAATGAGTTTTCACAGGTATCATCCTTAAAtatacacatgagaacgcacacaggagaaaaaccttttagttgctcatttTGCAATAAGAAATTCTCACAGAAgataacaatgctaacacacgtgagaatacacaccggagaaaaaccttttagttgcccGGGTTGTGAGAAAAGCTTCtctaaaaaagtaaatatggtAATACAtatgagaacacacactggagaaaaaccttttagttgcccAGAGTGTGATAAAAGATTCGCTATTAAGGCACACATGCAGTCACACATGAGAAAACACTCAGTCGAACGACCCTTTCGTTCTTCAGCGCGTGGGGAAACATTGAACGACAAGCAGAGTTCGGTAAAACGCACAAGAACCaaaacaggagaaaaacctttcagttgctctgTTTGTGGCAATGCCTTTTCTCAGGTATCgtctttaaatatgcatatgagaacgcacacgggagaaaaaccttttagttgctcattttgcaataaaaaattcTCTCAGAAGATAACAATGCTGACacacatgagaatacacactggagaaaaaccatttAGTTGCCCAGATTGTGAGAAAAGCTTCtctaaaaaagtaaatatggtAATACATATGAGAACACACagtggagaaaaaccttttagttgctcttGTTGCGATAAAAAATTCTCTTGTAAATCAGCAATGCTGAGGCACACGAggacacacactggagaaaaaccttttagttgcccCGACTGTGATAAAAAATTCACTCAAAAGGCACACATGATGTCACACGTGAGAACACACTCGGGGGAAAAACATTAG
- the LOC131128116 gene encoding zinc finger protein 135-like isoform X2, giving the protein MASGEEELSRTRKRNERQQQPDVCTTDNMLLCQDVQHLIGRQEERPPRPPGGRSASTLKQEEPQLPHVKEEVDELWITQVGECLQGREQADLAKSPPAGVSVKTEDLEHKQDVRQLIGWREHHSRQEDPQPPRIKMEEEEPHHFKVKEEDEELWITQEGGCLLGLDESDLRRLPLTVVSVKTEDYEDKPLESSQFHHSPSEENRGAEPQHMTTESDGDHRGGSHNLLAPLSDSDDITSPEDEDRDDTREPLSSDTDGENDMRTHTDNKQSECSKEKTAKKRFTCSFCEKSFFYKSYLGRHMRTHTGEKPFSCSVCGDTFSQIWSLNRHVRTHTGEKPFTCSVCGDTFSQTSSLNTHMRTHTGEKPFSCSSCGRNFAKKVNLVSHMRTHSGEKPFSCSICSDTFAQVSSLKIHMRTHTGEKPFSCPDCDKTFTQKAHLRSHMRKHAGETHFSDSDCGKIFD; this is encoded by the exons ATGGCGTCGggcgaggaggaactttctcgaacaaGAAAGAGGAACGAGCGACAGCAACAACCGGATGTTTGCACGACTGACAATATGCTTCTTTGTCAAG ATGTCCAGCATCTGATTGGTCGTCAAGAAGAACGCCCACCTCGGCCGCCGGGGGGGAGATCCGCGTCCACGTTGAagcaggaggagccacagcTTCCCCACGTTAAAGAGGAAGTGGACGAACTCTGGATCACTCAAGTGGGAGAGTGTCTTCAAGGGCGGGAGCAAGCTGATCTCGCCAAGTCGCCTCCCGctggtgtctctgtgaagaccgaAGACCTGGAACACAAACAAG ACGTCCGACAACTGATTGGTTGGAGAGAACACCATTCCCGTCAGGAGGATCCACAGCCCCCCCGCATCAAaatggaagaggaggagccacaccACTTCAAGGTgaaagaggaagatgaggaactCTGGATCACTCAGGAAGGAGGGTGTCTTCTCGGGCTGGACGAGTCCGATCTCAGAAGGTTGCCACTGACTGTTGTCTCCGTGAAGACCGAAGACTATGAAGACAAACCACTTGAGTCCTCACAGTTTCATCACAGTCCGAGTGAGGAGAACAGAGGGGCGGAgccacaacacatgacaacagaatcTGATGGAGACCACCGTGGAGGATCacacaacctcttagctccgctatcagaTAGTGACGACATAACGTCTCCCGAGGATGAAGACAGGGACGACACCCGAGAGCCTTTGAGCAGCGATACCGACGGTGAAAATGACATGAGGACTCACACCGACAACAAACAATCTGAATGCTCTAAGGAGAAGACGGCGAAAAAACGTTTCACTTGCTCATTTTGcgaaaaaagctttttttataAGAGCTACTTAGGtcgacacatgagaacgcacacaggggaaaaacctttcagttgctcggTTTGTGGCGATACGTTTTCTCAGATATGGTCTTTGAATAGACACGTgagaacacacacgggagaaaaacctttcacttGCTCCGTTTGCGGCGACACATTTTCTCAGACGTCGTCTTTAAATacgcacatgagaacacacacgggagaaaaaccgttTAGCTGTTCAAGCTGTGGTAGGAACTTTGCGAAAAAAGTCAATCTGGTATCGCATATGAGAACACActcaggagagaaacctttcagttgctcgaTTTGTAGCGATACATTTGCTCAGGTATCATCTTTAAAgatacacatgagaacacacacaggagaaaaaccttttagttgcccGGATTGTGATAAAACGTTCACTCAGAAAGCACACTTGCGGTCTCACATGAGAAAACACGCAGGAGAAACCCATTTTAGCGATTCAGATTGTGGTAAAATCTTTGATTGA
- the LOC131128100 gene encoding uncharacterized protein LOC131128100 isoform X2 translates to MMQSGDVQQLIGRQEHPTQPQGWSSTLKHRGPQPPQIKEEKVELWIAQKEERFPAKEEADVAMTLPLTVVSLATEDKPNSTISLHHSLCLCPADVQLLVGRQEGLGHQPQAGSSTSEQEEPHVKEEVEDPQPLCVKKEEELWTPQEGEHLLGQGGADITKLPLIVASVKTEDKPPDFSQLRADGDRCGASKADIINENMDSQRREKPFSCSVCDKRFTRRNRFHLHMGTHHSCSDCGKSFSRKLASTSADEDGISGNSRRPNFSHEETDVLVREVQARSTRIYGTATRPPRADDAKSAWQEVANIVNEVCPDILRTAAQCKKRFNDVRRRAKKKLTGQSSHMVATGCGPSSRLTISSAEDIASTTLPMISVEGFGGVEGGITDETEQQEKGEEEEEEVLGDPVTEEVGDPGTEEVEGAGRQRLTGHRDVRCGQRQPPVQIQDQPFLDIQQGGFEMLEKQLGTLNARLQGVETRLGGLEGHLSSIDSSLIRLADAAERLIAQGASTTPAGRRWPVRPRTRVGRHSSGSPLPSPNSISSLRRGGRRVV, encoded by the exons ATGATGCAAAGTGGAG acgtccAGCAGCTGATTGGTCGTCAAGAACATCCCACTCAGCCACAAGGGTGGAGCTCCACGTTGAAGCACAGAGGTCCACAGCCGCCCCAAATTAAAGAGGAAAAGGTGGAACTCTGGATCGCTCAGAAGGAAGAGCGTTTTCCCGCCAAGGAGGAAGCTGATGTCGCCATGACGTTGCCGTTGACCGTTGTTTCTCTGGCGACTGAAGACAAACCAAATTCCACAATCAGCTTGCACCATAGTTTGTGTCTGTGTCCTGCAGACGTTCAGCTGCTTGTTGGTCGCCAAGAAGGACTCGGCCATCAGCCGCAGGCGGGGAGCTCTACGTCAGAGCAGGAGGAACCACACGTGAAAGAGGAAGTAGAGGATCCACAGCCCCTCTGTGTTAAAAAGGAAGAGGAACTCTGGACCCctcaggagggagagcatcttctAGGGCAGGGGGGGGCTGATATCACCAAGTTACCGCTGATTGTTGCGTCTGTGAAGActgaagacaaaccacctgaCTTCTCGCAGCTTCGAGCGGATGGAGACCGTTGTGGAGCATCAAAAGCAGACATCATCAACGAAAATATGGACTCGCAGAGAAGAGAGAAACCCTTCAGTTGTTCAGTTTGTGATAAAAGATTCACAAGAAGAAATAGGTTTCATTTACACATGGGGACACACCACAGTTGCTCCGACTGCGGGAAAAGCTTTTCTCGAAAGCTCGCGTCCACCTCAGCTGACGAAGACGGCATCAGCGGCAACTCCAGGCGGCCGAACTTCTCCCACGAGGAAACTGACGTTCTGGTCCGAGAGGTCCAAGCTCGCAGTACCAGGATATACGGGACGGCGACCAGGCCTCCACGGGCTGATGATGCCAAATCCGCGTGGCAGGAAGTTGCTAACATTGTCAATGAAGTTTGCCCTGATATTCTGAGAACCGCCGCTCAATGTAAAAAACGCTTCAATGATGTAAGGAGGAGGGCCAAAAAAAAGCTGACGGGGCAAAGCAGTCACATGGTGGCCACCGGGTGTGGCCCCTCGTCCAGGCTCACAATCAGCTCAGCGGAGGACATCGCGTCCACCACTTTGCCCATGATAAGCGTGGAGGGCTTTGGTGGGGTTGAAGGCGGGATTACGG ATGAAACGGAGCAGCAAGagaaaggagaggaggaggaagaggaggtgctTGGCGACCCGGTAACCGAGGAGGTGGGAGACCCAGGGACTGAGGAGGTGGAAGGCGCAGGGAGACAGCGACTCACGGGACACAGAGATGTGCGATGCGGGCAGAGACAGCCCCCTGTACAGATCCAGGATCAGCCCTTTCTTGACATTCAGCAGGGGGGCTTCGAGATGCTGGAGAAGCAGCTGGGAACTCTGAATGCGCGGCTCCAGGGCGTGGAGACCCGCCTCGGCGGCCTGGAGGGCCATCTTTCCTCAATTGACTCCAGCCTCATTAGACTCGCTGATGCTGCCGAACGCCTCATCGCGCAGGGTGCATCGACCACCCCCGCCGGTCGCAGGTGGCCAGTGAGACCCCGAACCAGGGTAGGACGACACTCCTCAGGCTCCCCCCTTCCTTCTCCAAACAGCATTTCAAGCTTGcgaagaggaggaaggagagtcgtttaa
- the LOC131128127 gene encoding uncharacterized protein LOC131128127 isoform X1, with protein MASGEEFSRTREENERQLCTTYIVLHTQDDQQLIGGQEERPPLGRRSTLRQEDPQPPHVKEEEDDLCIPQEGECLQGWEEADLPKLPPTGVSVKTEDHEDGACESSSSQLHHNPSHHFTYSAMDDERLILGVENHTVLYDTAHPFYKDNPKKEKAWEAIAMTLGVGVEECCKRWRLLRDQFVKYSKKDFSSGSDADSQRPCYKYAEIMSFLRPHIQHRSPKSNLRTPTPASKMPATVAPTRATKTTTTTSRTEVSGASVADPDRSQTPSSVSTAPSPAPSVMSSASTSREVERPDRSRSPVERTTPRGSQDVKRRRRRRSPPQQAPTFQDRLLDVLQKPASKPAVPNTTKDEVYYFALSLVPMMLRLSQDGLRKAKLHILQTLHSIEDEESRVA; from the exons ATGGCGTCAGGCGAGGAGTTTTCTCGAACAagagaggagaacgagcgacagCTTTGCACGACTTACATTGTGCTACATACTCAAg ACGACCAGCAGTTGATTGGTGGTCAAGAAGAACGTCCCCCGCTGGGAAGGAGATCCACTTTGAGGCAGGAGGATCCACAGCCCCCCCACGtaaaagaggaagaggatgacCTCTGCATCCCCCAGGAGGGAGAGTGTCTTCAAGGGTGGGAGGAGGCTGATCTCCCCAAGTTGCCACCgactggtgtctctgtgaagaccgaagaccatgAAGACGGAGCATGTGAGTCCTCgtcctcacagcttcatcacaATCCAA gccATCACTTCACATATTCAGCAATGGACGATGAGAGGCTCATCTTGGGAGTGGAAAACCACACCGTTTTGTACGACACCGCCCATCCTTTTTATAAGGACAATCCAAAAAAGGAGAAAGCATGGGAAGCGATAGCGATGACGTTGGGAGTGGGTG TGGAGGAATGCTGCAAGAGATGGAGGCTTCTCCGTGACCAGTTTGTGAAGTACTCCAAAAAGGACTTTTCAAGTGGCTCTGATGCCGACTCTCAGCGTCCCTGCTACAAGTATGCGGAGATAATGTCATTTCTCCGGCCCCACATACAACATAGGag CCCCAAAAGCAACTTACGCACCCCAACGCCTGCTAGCAAGATGCCTGCCACGGTTGCACCAACACGGGCcacaaaaacaaccacaacaacaagTAGGACTGAAGTGAGTGGTGCTAGTGTGGCGGACCCTGACCGATCACAGACTCCCTCATCTGTGAGTACCGCCCCCTCTCCAGCGCCCTCCGTAATGTCCTCAGCGTCAACCTCACGTGAGGTGGAAAGGCCCGACCGGTCCCGTAGCCCCGTGGAGAGGACAACGCCGCGGGGCTCGCAGGACGtgaagagaagaaggaggaggcggAGTCCACCTCAGCAGGCCCCGACTTTTCAGGACCGTCTACTCGATGTCCTTCAAAAGCCCGCGTCTAAACCAGCGGTgccaaacacaacaaaagatGAGGTGTACTACTTTGCCCTGAGTTTGGTGCCCATGATGCTGAGGCTGAGTCAAGATGGCCTCCGGAAGGCCAAACTCCACATATTGCAAACTTTACATTCAATCGAAGATGAGGAGTCACGTGTGGCTTAA
- the LOC131128127 gene encoding uncharacterized protein LOC131128127 isoform X2: MASGEEFSRTREENERQLCTTYIVLHTQDDQQLIGGQEERPPLGRRSTLRQEDPQPPHVKEEEDDLCIPQEGECLQGWEEADLPKLPPTGVSVKTEDHEDGACHHFTYSAMDDERLILGVENHTVLYDTAHPFYKDNPKKEKAWEAIAMTLGVGVEECCKRWRLLRDQFVKYSKKDFSSGSDADSQRPCYKYAEIMSFLRPHIQHRSPKSNLRTPTPASKMPATVAPTRATKTTTTTSRTEVSGASVADPDRSQTPSSVSTAPSPAPSVMSSASTSREVERPDRSRSPVERTTPRGSQDVKRRRRRRSPPQQAPTFQDRLLDVLQKPASKPAVPNTTKDEVYYFALSLVPMMLRLSQDGLRKAKLHILQTLHSIEDEESRVA; this comes from the exons ATGGCGTCAGGCGAGGAGTTTTCTCGAACAagagaggagaacgagcgacagCTTTGCACGACTTACATTGTGCTACATACTCAAg ACGACCAGCAGTTGATTGGTGGTCAAGAAGAACGTCCCCCGCTGGGAAGGAGATCCACTTTGAGGCAGGAGGATCCACAGCCCCCCCACGtaaaagaggaagaggatgacCTCTGCATCCCCCAGGAGGGAGAGTGTCTTCAAGGGTGGGAGGAGGCTGATCTCCCCAAGTTGCCACCgactggtgtctctgtgaagaccgaagaccatgAAGACGGAGCAT gccATCACTTCACATATTCAGCAATGGACGATGAGAGGCTCATCTTGGGAGTGGAAAACCACACCGTTTTGTACGACACCGCCCATCCTTTTTATAAGGACAATCCAAAAAAGGAGAAAGCATGGGAAGCGATAGCGATGACGTTGGGAGTGGGTG TGGAGGAATGCTGCAAGAGATGGAGGCTTCTCCGTGACCAGTTTGTGAAGTACTCCAAAAAGGACTTTTCAAGTGGCTCTGATGCCGACTCTCAGCGTCCCTGCTACAAGTATGCGGAGATAATGTCATTTCTCCGGCCCCACATACAACATAGGag CCCCAAAAGCAACTTACGCACCCCAACGCCTGCTAGCAAGATGCCTGCCACGGTTGCACCAACACGGGCcacaaaaacaaccacaacaacaagTAGGACTGAAGTGAGTGGTGCTAGTGTGGCGGACCCTGACCGATCACAGACTCCCTCATCTGTGAGTACCGCCCCCTCTCCAGCGCCCTCCGTAATGTCCTCAGCGTCAACCTCACGTGAGGTGGAAAGGCCCGACCGGTCCCGTAGCCCCGTGGAGAGGACAACGCCGCGGGGCTCGCAGGACGtgaagagaagaaggaggaggcggAGTCCACCTCAGCAGGCCCCGACTTTTCAGGACCGTCTACTCGATGTCCTTCAAAAGCCCGCGTCTAAACCAGCGGTgccaaacacaacaaaagatGAGGTGTACTACTTTGCCCTGAGTTTGGTGCCCATGATGCTGAGGCTGAGTCAAGATGGCCTCCGGAAGGCCAAACTCCACATATTGCAAACTTTACATTCAATCGAAGATGAGGAGTCACGTGTGGCTTAA
- the LOC131128116 gene encoding uncharacterized protein LOC131128116 isoform X1: MASGEEELSRTRKRNERQQQPDVCTTDNMLLCQDVQHLIGRQEERPPRPPGGRSASTLKQEEPQLPHVKEEVDELWITQVGECLQGREQADLAKSPPAGVSVKTEDLEHKQAGPSSLEEERANRRQRNRAGFGARRRTVKLNDAQEEEAKEYLLGCPGLYNKRDAMWGEPDKKDEAWKRLADQLAVDVKDMLTWYKTLRKDLGKLRKKYRKSGQAGWSFHSMQRWDRWEFLMPFVHEVNIRSTPTLQAPLTATRTTTAATAESDPEEDAEDEDGDRNSPLPVDAGRPTPAPPAGCAPPPAGPLVPLPRDPLHAIIASSREQTRDILHYLATQREAHVDPEVQQRIDFGKYVTSSLRIMPHDIYHQASGAINDIVQAALRDADKRRGQQQQQQQKKKAPRRDPQQTPQFQPGPSSGQPPLQVQVDTSGQMWQPNAWQWHTNPAATWGSQSCDYTRAYAATQAERSSKD; this comes from the exons ATGGCGTCGggcgaggaggaactttctcgaacaaGAAAGAGGAACGAGCGACAGCAACAACCGGATGTTTGCACGACTGACAATATGCTTCTTTGTCAAG ATGTCCAGCATCTGATTGGTCGTCAAGAAGAACGCCCACCTCGGCCGCCGGGGGGGAGATCCGCGTCCACGTTGAagcaggaggagccacagcTTCCCCACGTTAAAGAGGAAGTGGACGAACTCTGGATCACTCAAGTGGGAGAGTGTCTTCAAGGGCGGGAGCAAGCTGATCTCGCCAAGTCGCCTCCCGctggtgtctctgtgaagaccgaAGACCTGGAACACAAACAAG CTGGGCCTTCCTCTCTGGAGGAAGAACGCGCAAACAGGAGGCAGAGGAATAGGGCCGGTTTTGGAGCGAGGCGGAGGACCGTTAAGCTCAATGATGCTCAGGAGGAAGAGGCAAAAGAGTACTTGCTGGGGTGCCCGGGTCTCTACAACAAGCGGGATGCCATGTGGGGCGAACCGGACAAGAAAGACGAGGCCTGGAAGAGGCTGGCCGACCAGCTAGCGGTGGACGTCAAGGACATGCTCACTTGGTACAAAACGCTGCGCAAGGACCTGGGCAAGCTTCGTAAGAAGTATCGGAAGTCGGGGCAGGCGGGGTGGAGCTTCCACAGCATGCAGAGGTGGGACCGGTGGGAGTTCCTGATGCCGTTTGTTCATGAAGTGAACATTCGCTCGACTCCAACT CTTCAAGCACCTCTGACCGCAACCCGCACAACAACAGCCGCAACGGCTGAGAGCGACCCCGAGGAGGATGCCGAGGATGAAGATGGGGACCGAAACAGCCCACTTCCTGTCGATGCTGGCCGTCCAACCCCTGCTCCCCCCGCTGGCTGTGCTCCCCCTCCAGCTGGGCCTCTTGTTCCTCTTCCCAGAGACCCACTCCACGCCATCATCGCAAGTAGCAGAGAGCAGACCAGGGATATCCTACACTACCTGGCAACCCAGCGTGAAGCCCATGTTGACCCCGAGGTGCAGCAGCGCATCGACTTTGGGAAGTACGTCACCTCCTCCCTCAGGATAATGCCCCATGACATTTATCACCAAGCCTCCGGTGCCATTAATGACATCGTGCAAGCTGCTCTGAGGGACGCGGACAAGAGGCGTggtcaacagcagcagcaacagcagaagaagaaagctCCTCGGCGAGATCCCCAGCAAACACCCCAGTTCCAACCCGGCCCTTCTTCTGGTCAGCCTCCTCTCCAGGTCCAAGTTGATACATCTGGCCAGATGTGGCAACCCAACGCCTGGCAGTGGCACACCAATCCTGCAGCAACTTGGGGGAGCCAGTCATGTGACTACACGAGGGCGTACGCCGCCACACAGGCAGAACGCTCCAGTAAGGACTAA